A genomic stretch from Brucella sp. BE17 includes:
- the recG gene encoding ATP-dependent DNA helicase RecG, protein MRPSMLDPFFASVRSLSGIGPKVAVLLGKLLGTDAPGADPKISQLLFLPPHSIIDRRDRPGIALAQEGAIVTLEVMVDQHQPAPPGRGNVPHRVFAHDDTGEIALTFFRAQVPWLQKMLPEGETVIVSGKVEWFNGRASMVHPDYIASLEDASSLPMVEPVYPLTAGLSPKTLARGIREALTRVPELPEWIDPPLLERERFSAFKPALETLHMPQDPSDIALAGITRRRLAYDEFLAGQLALALVRAKTRRLSGRPLDSTGRIVGDIMAYLPYRLTKSQEQASREIITDLKSPQRMLRLLQGDVGSGKTVVGLLAMAHAAESGGQSALMAPTEVLARQHFATIAPLAEKAGLRAALLTGREKGRERNAVLEGLKSGEINIIIGTHALFQNKVEYHDLVFIIIDEQHRFGVHQRLMLTAKGAAPDMLVMTATPIPRTLVLTAFGDMDVSKLTEKPAGRQPITTAILPMERMNELVERIRKAVSEGQKIYWICPLVEESELVELTSAEERFESLKPAFGKQIGLIHGRMNGVEKDEAMRAFKQGETRLLIATTVIEVGVDVPDATIIVIEHAERFGLAQLHQLRGRVGRGDKPSTCLLLYKGPLGEIAQARLKVMRETEDGFRIAEEDLKLRGEGELLGTRQSGTPGFRLASIEAHGDLLEIARKDALYVLANDPDLEGERGQALRVLLYLFGRDEAIRLLRAG, encoded by the coding sequence ATGCGTCCGTCCATGCTCGATCCGTTTTTCGCCTCCGTCCGTTCACTTTCAGGCATTGGCCCGAAAGTGGCGGTGCTGCTCGGTAAATTGCTGGGAACCGATGCGCCTGGCGCAGACCCCAAGATTTCACAGCTTTTGTTCCTGCCGCCGCACAGCATTATTGACCGGCGCGACCGCCCCGGCATCGCGCTGGCACAGGAAGGCGCAATCGTTACACTTGAAGTCATGGTCGACCAGCACCAGCCAGCCCCGCCGGGCCGCGGTAATGTTCCGCATAGGGTTTTCGCCCATGACGATACCGGTGAGATCGCGCTGACCTTCTTTCGTGCCCAGGTGCCTTGGCTGCAAAAGATGCTGCCTGAGGGCGAAACCGTGATCGTGTCGGGCAAGGTTGAATGGTTCAACGGGCGCGCTTCCATGGTGCATCCCGATTATATCGCAAGCCTTGAGGATGCGTCCAGTCTGCCGATGGTTGAACCTGTCTATCCACTGACTGCCGGTCTTTCGCCAAAAACATTGGCGCGCGGCATCCGCGAGGCGCTGACGCGCGTGCCGGAATTACCAGAATGGATCGATCCGCCTTTGCTTGAACGCGAGCGTTTTTCAGCTTTCAAGCCCGCACTTGAAACCCTGCATATGCCGCAAGATCCATCGGATATCGCACTGGCAGGTATTACGCGACGCAGGCTCGCTTATGATGAATTTCTAGCCGGACAACTGGCGCTGGCCCTGGTGCGCGCCAAGACACGGCGATTGTCCGGGCGTCCGCTCGACAGCACCGGCCGCATCGTTGGCGACATCATGGCTTACCTGCCCTATCGACTGACCAAAAGTCAGGAACAGGCCTCACGCGAAATCATCACCGATCTCAAGTCGCCACAGCGCATGTTGCGACTTTTGCAGGGCGATGTCGGATCGGGCAAGACCGTGGTGGGGTTGCTCGCCATGGCGCATGCAGCCGAATCTGGCGGACAATCGGCACTGATGGCACCTACGGAAGTCCTTGCTCGCCAGCATTTTGCAACAATCGCGCCATTGGCTGAAAAAGCCGGACTGAGAGCAGCCCTTCTCACCGGCCGAGAAAAAGGCCGCGAGCGCAACGCGGTTCTCGAAGGCTTGAAAAGCGGCGAAATCAATATCATCATTGGTACGCATGCGCTGTTTCAGAACAAGGTCGAATATCACGATCTGGTCTTCATCATCATCGACGAGCAGCATCGTTTCGGCGTGCATCAACGCCTGATGCTGACAGCCAAGGGTGCAGCCCCCGATATGCTGGTGATGACGGCAACCCCTATTCCGCGCACGCTGGTCCTGACCGCTTTTGGTGACATGGATGTTTCCAAACTCACCGAAAAACCCGCCGGACGTCAACCGATCACTACGGCCATCCTTCCCATGGAGCGCATGAATGAACTGGTCGAGCGTATCCGCAAGGCGGTCAGTGAAGGTCAGAAAATCTACTGGATCTGCCCGCTGGTGGAAGAATCGGAACTGGTCGAACTGACGTCTGCTGAAGAACGTTTTGAAAGCCTGAAACCCGCTTTTGGCAAGCAGATCGGGCTTATCCATGGCCGCATGAACGGCGTGGAAAAAGACGAGGCCATGCGCGCCTTCAAACAGGGAGAGACGCGGCTGCTGATTGCGACAACGGTGATCGAAGTCGGCGTCGATGTACCGGACGCGACAATCATTGTGATTGAGCATGCCGAGCGTTTTGGCCTTGCGCAGTTACATCAGTTGCGCGGACGCGTCGGGCGCGGTGACAAGCCCTCGACCTGTCTGCTGCTCTACAAGGGTCCGCTCGGCGAAATTGCCCAGGCACGGCTAAAGGTCATGCGCGAGACGGAAGACGGTTTCCGCATCGCCGAGGAAGACCTGAAACTGCGCGGCGAAGGCGAACTGCTGGGTACGCGCCAGTCCGGCACGCCGGGCTTTCGTCTGGCTTCCATCGAAGCGCATGGCGATCTACTCGAAATCGCCCGCAAGGATGCGCTCTATGTGCTGGCAAATGATCCCGATCTGGAAGGCGAGCGCGGGCAAGCCTTACGCGTGCTGCTTTATCTATTTGGACGCGACGAGGCGATCCGGCTTTTAAGGGCTGGATAA
- the mfd gene encoding transcription-repair coupling factor — protein MPVFSKFGIKPGSASHIIIDGVADGFEAFALARLADEVGAGGPILYIVRDGQRIADLEQVLSFAAPDLPVLHLPAWDCLPYDRVSPGADASARRLAALGALAALKKQPHPAIILTTANAVLQKLPPKKAIAEQVISARPGNQLKMDELAQRLERNGFERVSTVRDVGEYAVRGGILDLYAPGSEEPLRLDFLGDTLETIRAFDPASQRTTGTRKEFVLQPMSEITLSPEMISRFRKNYIAMFGAPQRDDALYQAISEGRRFAGMEHWLPLFYDELETVFDHAGSMPVVFDHLVHEALSERHTLVLDHYEARARQAEGKEPGSEAIPYKPVKPETLYLTPKRVEEAAAASGMRIDLTPFGTPEVTGRKLVQAEVHKGRSFAEERAATDVNLFEAVVNHIASLRASGKKVLVAAWSEGSLDRLLQVLDEHGLEKIETVDRLSTVKALSRDKVTAAVLAIESGFDAGDLVVVAEQDILGDRLIRRSKRRKRDQDFISEVASLSAGDVVVHVDHGIGRFIGLKTITAAGAPHDCLEIHYAGDDRLFLPVENIELLSRYGSEGSDATLDRLGGGAWQMRKARLKKQLLEIAGHLIQIAAERQMRGAPSMTPPEGLYAEFAARFPYDETEDQLRAIDAITDDLGAGKPMDRLICGDVGFGKTEVALRAAFVAALSGFQVAVVVPTTLLSRQHFKTFSQRFHGLPVNVAHASRLVGAKELASTKKGIEDGSVDIVVGTHALLGNSIKFKNLGLLIIDEEQHFGVKHKERLKELKSDIHVLTLSATPIPRTLQLALTGVRELSLITTPPVDRMAVRTFVSPFDPLVIRETLLRERYRGGQSFYVVPRIADLSEIEDFLKQQVPELKVGVAHGQMAPGILDDIMNAFYDGQYDVLLSTTIVESGLDIPTANTMIVHRADMFGLSQLYQLRGRVGRSKQRAFALFTLPANRTLTPTAERRLKVLQSLDTLGAGFQLASHDMDIRGAGNLLGSEQSGHIKEVGFELYQQMLEEAVATLQGTIEVEDSQWSPQIAIGTAVMIPEQYVPDLQLRLGLYRRLADLEDPQEIDGFGAELIDRFGPLPEEVQHLLKIVYIKALCRKANVEKLDAGPKGVVIQFRNGTFNNPVALVKMIGEQGSMAKIRPDQSIVFIRDWPTPEKRLNGSAVIMTQLAKIATEN, from the coding sequence ATGCCCGTATTCAGCAAGTTCGGTATCAAACCTGGTTCCGCTTCCCATATCATCATTGATGGCGTGGCCGATGGCTTTGAAGCTTTTGCTCTCGCACGCCTTGCGGATGAGGTCGGGGCAGGCGGGCCTATCCTCTATATCGTGCGCGACGGGCAGCGTATCGCCGATCTTGAACAGGTATTGAGCTTTGCGGCACCCGATCTGCCGGTTCTGCATCTGCCTGCATGGGACTGTCTTCCTTATGACCGCGTGTCACCGGGCGCAGATGCTTCGGCACGCAGATTAGCTGCGCTCGGCGCATTGGCCGCGTTGAAAAAACAGCCGCATCCAGCGATTATTCTCACGACCGCCAATGCGGTTCTGCAAAAACTCCCCCCCAAAAAGGCAATCGCCGAACAGGTCATTTCGGCGCGTCCCGGCAATCAGCTCAAGATGGACGAGTTGGCGCAACGGCTTGAACGCAATGGTTTTGAGCGCGTCTCGACCGTGCGCGATGTCGGCGAATATGCGGTGCGCGGCGGCATTCTCGATCTCTATGCACCGGGTTCTGAAGAACCGCTCAGGCTCGATTTCTTGGGCGATACGCTGGAGACGATCCGCGCCTTCGATCCCGCGTCACAGCGCACGACCGGCACGCGCAAGGAATTCGTGTTGCAGCCGATGAGCGAAATCACACTTTCGCCGGAGATGATCAGCCGCTTCCGCAAGAATTATATTGCCATGTTCGGAGCACCCCAGCGCGACGATGCGCTTTATCAGGCAATCAGCGAGGGTCGCCGCTTTGCAGGCATGGAACATTGGCTGCCGCTTTTTTATGACGAGCTGGAAACTGTTTTTGATCATGCGGGCAGCATGCCTGTGGTGTTTGATCATCTGGTGCATGAGGCCCTGAGCGAACGCCATACGCTGGTGCTTGATCACTACGAGGCAAGGGCGAGACAGGCCGAAGGTAAGGAACCGGGTAGTGAGGCGATCCCGTATAAGCCGGTGAAGCCTGAAACGCTGTATTTGACACCAAAACGCGTGGAAGAGGCGGCGGCGGCGTCCGGCATGCGTATTGACCTGACACCTTTTGGCACGCCGGAGGTGACGGGCCGCAAACTCGTTCAAGCTGAAGTGCATAAGGGCCGCAGCTTTGCCGAAGAACGCGCTGCCACCGACGTCAACCTGTTTGAAGCCGTGGTCAATCATATCGCAAGCTTGCGTGCTTCGGGCAAAAAAGTGCTTGTTGCGGCATGGTCGGAAGGTTCACTCGACCGTCTTCTGCAAGTGCTCGACGAACATGGGCTTGAAAAAATCGAGACGGTGGATCGTCTTTCAACGGTAAAGGCTTTATCGCGCGACAAGGTGACGGCGGCAGTACTCGCCATTGAAAGCGGTTTTGATGCAGGCGACCTGGTTGTGGTCGCGGAACAGGATATTCTGGGCGATCGGCTCATCCGCCGCTCCAAACGACGCAAGCGCGATCAGGATTTCATTTCTGAAGTCGCTTCCTTGAGTGCAGGCGATGTGGTCGTTCATGTTGATCATGGTATCGGTCGTTTCATTGGTCTTAAGACGATTACAGCGGCAGGTGCTCCGCACGACTGTCTTGAAATCCATTATGCAGGCGATGACCGGCTTTTCCTGCCGGTCGAAAATATCGAACTTCTTTCGCGTTATGGCTCGGAGGGGTCGGACGCAACGCTTGACCGGCTTGGCGGTGGCGCATGGCAGATGCGCAAGGCGCGGCTCAAGAAGCAACTGCTGGAAATCGCAGGGCACCTCATCCAGATTGCTGCCGAACGCCAGATGCGAGGCGCACCGTCGATGACGCCGCCGGAAGGGCTTTATGCGGAGTTTGCCGCGCGTTTTCCCTATGACGAGACGGAAGACCAGCTTCGCGCCATCGATGCGATTACTGATGATCTGGGTGCTGGCAAACCAATGGATCGACTTATCTGCGGCGATGTTGGTTTTGGGAAGACCGAAGTTGCGCTGCGCGCAGCCTTTGTTGCTGCCTTAAGTGGCTTTCAGGTTGCGGTCGTAGTGCCGACGACATTACTGTCACGTCAGCATTTCAAGACCTTTTCGCAACGTTTTCATGGCCTGCCGGTTAATGTGGCACACGCTTCGCGGCTTGTCGGTGCCAAGGAGCTTGCTTCAACAAAGAAGGGTATAGAAGACGGCAGCGTCGATATCGTGGTCGGCACCCATGCACTGCTGGGCAATTCGATCAAATTCAAAAATCTCGGCCTTCTTATCATCGATGAGGAGCAACATTTTGGCGTCAAGCACAAAGAACGACTGAAAGAACTCAAATCGGATATTCATGTGCTGACTTTGTCCGCAACGCCGATACCGCGCACCTTGCAGCTGGCATTGACCGGCGTGCGCGAACTGTCACTGATCACAACGCCACCCGTTGACCGCATGGCTGTGCGCACTTTCGTGTCGCCTTTTGATCCGTTGGTCATCCGCGAGACATTGTTGCGCGAGCGCTATCGCGGGGGACAAAGTTTTTATGTCGTGCCCCGCATTGCTGATCTTTCGGAAATCGAGGATTTTCTGAAACAACAGGTGCCGGAACTCAAGGTCGGCGTTGCTCATGGGCAGATGGCACCGGGCATTCTCGACGATATCATGAATGCCTTTTATGACGGGCAATATGACGTGTTGTTGTCAACGACCATCGTGGAATCGGGTCTTGATATTCCGACTGCAAACACAATGATCGTGCATCGTGCCGATATGTTTGGCCTCTCGCAGCTTTACCAGTTACGCGGGCGCGTCGGGCGTTCCAAGCAGCGGGCTTTTGCGCTGTTCACGCTGCCTGCAAACCGCACGCTGACGCCGACTGCCGAACGCCGCCTGAAAGTGCTGCAATCGCTCGACACGCTTGGCGCGGGTTTCCAGCTCGCAAGCCACGACATGGATATTCGTGGTGCGGGCAATCTGCTGGGCTCGGAACAATCCGGTCATATCAAGGAAGTCGGTTTCGAGCTTTACCAGCAGATGCTGGAAGAGGCGGTAGCGACGCTCCAAGGAACGATTGAAGTCGAGGACAGCCAGTGGTCGCCACAGATTGCGATCGGCACCGCTGTTATGATCCCGGAACAATACGTGCCCGACCTGCAATTGCGGCTTGGGCTGTACCGCCGTCTTGCCGATCTGGAAGATCCGCAGGAAATCGATGGTTTTGGTGCGGAGCTGATCGACCGCTTCGGACCACTGCCGGAAGAAGTGCAACATCTGCTTAAAATCGTCTATATCAAGGCGCTGTGCCGCAAGGCCAATGTAGAGAAGCTCGATGCCGGGCCAAAGGGCGTGGTGATTCAGTTCCGCAATGGCACGTTCAACAATCCGGTGGCATTGGTAAAAATGATCGGCGAGCAGGGTTCGATGGCCAAAATCAGACCAGATCAGAGCATTGTCTTTATCCGTGACTGGCCGACCCCAGAAAAACGCCTCAACGGTTCCGCTGTCATCATGACGCAACTCGCAAAGATTGCGACGGAGAACTGA
- a CDS encoding succinate dehydrogenase assembly factor 2 produces MTGSTIVTENLDVRRRKLLFRSWHRGMREMDLILGQYADAHIAGFSDQQLDEFELILEVLDRDLLKWVTGEAVTPPEFDTPLFRDIIAFRDRIEF; encoded by the coding sequence ATGACAGGCAGCACGATTGTGACGGAAAATCTCGATGTGCGACGCCGCAAATTGCTGTTTCGCTCCTGGCATCGCGGCATGCGCGAGATGGACCTGATTCTGGGCCAATATGCCGATGCGCATATTGCCGGTTTCAGTGATCAACAGCTTGATGAATTTGAACTGATCCTTGAAGTGCTGGACCGTGATCTGCTCAAATGGGTAACAGGAGAAGCTGTAACGCCGCCCGAATTTGATACGCCGCTTTTCCGTGACATTATCGCTTTCCGTGACCGAATAGAATTCTGA